The Bacteroidales bacterium genomic sequence TATCCATTGAAGAAAGCTTCTTCGGTATTGGGGAATCTTGCTGAATACTGGCCCAGGAGATCATTGATTTTATCAGCAGCCGATGGATCGGCATTTTTTGCTTTAATCAGTTCGTCGACGGCAACCCAGAA encodes the following:
- a CDS encoding tetratricopeptide repeat protein, which gives rise to FWVAVDELIKAKNADPSAADKINDLLGQYSARFPNTEEAFFNGYTDGQTYTVGCWIGQNTIVRTRK